In Lolium rigidum isolate FL_2022 chromosome 3, APGP_CSIRO_Lrig_0.1, whole genome shotgun sequence, the genomic window ACACGCCATAGAAAAAACAAGCAGGAACTACTACTGGATGTATGACATCCCGGTGATGTCGAGGTCCCGGTCGCcggtggacggcggcggcgggtgcctgGGCCTGGACACGGGCTCCTCCGGCCCGTCGGCGCTCTGCGTGGCGCTGGCACGCGGCCTCCCGGGCTCCCTCTTCCCCTCCTCGTTGGCGTACATCCCGCCGCCGTACGCCTCGCGCGTCACCGGCTTCATCTCCGAGATGTTGGGCGCctggtgctggtgctgctgtTCCTCACGCCgcagctgcggctgctgccgcccgaCGAGGTCGGGGAGGCTGCCGTCGTCGTCCGGGTCGCTCGCGGGCACCTGCAGCTTCCGCTCCTTGTCCTCCATCGCCTTCGTCGCGTTCGGCGCCAGCTTCGGGTG contains:
- the LOC124698265 gene encoding uncharacterized protein LOC124698265 — protein: MDHHPKLAPNATKAMEDKERKLQVPASDPDDDGSLPDLVGRQQPQLRREEQQHQHQAPNISEMKPVTREAYGGGMYANEEGKREPGRPRASATQSADGPEEPVSRPRHPPPPSTGDRDLDITGMSYIQ